From the genome of Streptomyces sp. SID8374:
GACGGTCTGGACAGGGACTGGGAGTTGGGGCCCGAAGGCGCGCACGGGCTGAGCGACCAGGAGCAGGACGCGGTCCGCTTCCGGGTGGCGCAGGGCATCACCGGCCGGCCGGGCAACGCCTCGAAGGGGTGGAAGCGGTGGGCGGAGGAGGCGTTCCATCCACCGCAGCCCTGGCGGGAGTTGCTGGGCGCGGCGGTCCGCTCGGCCGCCTCGGGATCGGGTGCGGGCGAGGACTACACGTACGGCCGGCCGTCCCGGCGCTCCGCCGGACTCCCCGGCGTCGTCCTGCCGAGCCTGCGCCGCAGACCGCCCCGGGTCTCCGTCGTCATCGACACCTCCGGCTCGGTCAGCGACGCCGAACTGGGCAGCGCCCTCCTGGAAGTCGCCGCCATCGTCCGGGCCGTCGGCGGCCGCCGCGACCTGGTCACCGTCCTCGCCTGCGACGCGGCCACCCGGGTCGTGCACCCGCTGTGCCGCGCCGAGGGCATCCCGCTGCTGGGCGGTGGCGGCACCGATCTGCGTACGGGCTTTGCCAAGGCGCTCCGGGCCCAGCCGCGCCCCGACGCCGTCGTGGTCCTGACCGACGGGCAGACGCCGTGGCCCACCGCCCGACCGGCCTGCCGGACGGTCGTCGGCCTCTTCCCGAGGGAGCGCGGGCGCCGCTCCTGGAACGAGGACGATCCCGAGTACGTCCCGCCCGGGCCGCCGGATTGGGCGCGGGTGGTGGAGATCGGTCAGTAGCCCCGGCCGGGCGTTGCGTACCGCGTCAGCATGCCCCCACCAGCTCTGCCAGCGCCTCCGCCAGCGCGTCCAGTCCCGGCCCCGCCGGGCCGCCCGGCTCGGTCATGTACGTGTCGCGGCGGATCTCGATCATCAGGGCCGTGACCCGGCGGTCGGTGCCGTAGTGCTTCAGCGGGACGTACGTACCGGCGAACGGGCTGTCGACCCCCGTCCCGCCGAACCCCGCGAACGCCTCCTCCGTCAGGGAGCGCAGCTCGGGCGGGGTGTGGAACGGGTCGGTGCCCAGGCAGATCGGCGGCCGGGGGCCCGTGCCGTGGAGTTCGTACGGGAGGGGCTCGCTCGGGTACGAGTGGACGTCGACGATCACCGCGCGGCCCGTGGCGGCGATCCGGGCGTCGACCGCCTCCGTCATCGCCTGCGCGTACGGGTGGAAGTAGCTGTCCAGCAGGGGGCGTTGGTCG
Proteins encoded in this window:
- a CDS encoding VWA-like domain-containing protein, with translation MTATDAPSALDPDKLFAARLQAARARPYLATALFALHTVESWRVPTMGVDRYWRCYVSPAYVARTPVEELAGVWVHEVSHLLRDHHGRSDRVARQRGLTGPGERLRMNIAADCEINDDVYGDGLARPKGIVYPSTLQLPSGELMEDYLRRFRLGPRTQNLAWLDCGSGADGLDRDWELGPEGAHGLSDQEQDAVRFRVAQGITGRPGNASKGWKRWAEEAFHPPQPWRELLGAAVRSAASGSGAGEDYTYGRPSRRSAGLPGVVLPSLRRRPPRVSVVIDTSGSVSDAELGSALLEVAAIVRAVGGRRDLVTVLACDAATRVVHPLCRAEGIPLLGGGGTDLRTGFAKALRAQPRPDAVVVLTDGQTPWPTARPACRTVVGLFPRERGRRSWNEDDPEYVPPGPPDWARVVEIGQ
- a CDS encoding N-formylglutamate amidohydrolase, with the protein product MSPAAQPSFHLLPGSADSPVLLHVPHGSRTIPEEVRGGILLGDGALERELDHITDSHTAELAARAAEACPTRPWRHVNALSRLVVDPERFPDDREEMRAVGMGAVYTHTTHRERLRAPDLDQRPLLDSYFHPYAQAMTEAVDARIAATGRAVIVDVHSYPSEPLPYELHGTGPRPPICLGTDPFHTPPELRSLTEEAFAGFGGTGVDSPFAGTYVPLKHYGTDRRVTALMIEIRRDTYMTEPGGPAGPGLDALAEALAELVGAC